The window CTTTAAATGCGTCTATCAGCTTTGCTCTTGGAGGAGAACCCTGTAACTGGGAGGAAGTATCAAAAAAATACTTTTCTCTTAATCAACTTCTGAATTACAGAATAGGCACAGGAATAGAAATGCTGTTGATTGATAATGAGCTGAAAAATAACAACATTTTAACTTCAGGTTCTGAAGCGGAAGTGCCGGAACTGGATACAAATAATGAGCCGTTGGAAATTCTTTTGAGAAAGAGAAATATGGATTTGATTCAGCAATATCTGGAGTCAGGACAGAAAGAAAAGTATTTTGAAGTTTTGGAGGAATTATTAAATCCCATAAAATTAATCAAGAGTAAAAACAGCAACTTGGCAATTGAAGCATATTCCATGGTATCACTAAGCATTCTTTCGTATATTAACCGCTGGAATATAACCGAAAAACTAGCCTTCCACATTGGTCTTAACAGCCTTATGCGTATTGACAAACATGAGACTTGGTCTGATGCAGTACAATATTTGATAAATATATCTGATGTAATTTTTCAGATGCAGACCGAGGAACAAAAGAAAAGGGCTGATAATGCCGTTGATTATATTCAAAACTTTATTAACGAGCATTTAAGTGAGGATCTTTCTTTAGTGAGGCTGGCAGAGCAGGTTTACTTAAATCCCTCGTATTTGTCCCGCCTTTACAAACAGGTTACAAATCAAAACCTCTCTGATTATATTGATAATGCTCGTATAGAGAGGGCAAAAGAGCTGCTGAAAAAGGAAAAGATAAAGATAAATGAAGTGGCAAAGGCTGTAGGTTATGAGACGGCCGCATCTTTTACAAGGTTTTTCAGAAAACTGATGTCATGTTCTCCGCAAGAATATCATGATATGGTTGTCTCAGGTAAACAGATGTAAATAGATGATAACAAAGTAAACAAAAGATTCTAAACAATGATTAACAAAAGACTAAATAAGTAAACAAAAGACAACAAAAGTAAAAACATGTGAATGGTGTTGCAGGTAAGGTGACATTATAATATAGATGAGGCCTCAAATAAATAAATAAATATCAGGAGGAAACAAATGAGATTCAATTACTTAAAAAGAGCTGTATCATTAGCAGTAGTTCTATCTTTAACAGCTTCAATCGTTGCAGCCTGCGGTAGTCAAAAAAATACATCCGACAGCACAGCTTCTTCATCTCAAAGTTCTACTTCTTCAGTGGCAAGTAAGGATCCTCTAGGTAAATATAGTCCTGCAATTGATATTTCTTTTGTTCGAGGTATAGATGATGACCTTGCAGCAAACATATTACCAAAGACTCCAGGAGAAACTCTTGAAGACAATCGTTGGACCAAGGTATATAAAGAAGAACTAGGCATTAATGTAAAATATGCTTGGACAGTAAAAGGAAATGAAACATCAGATGCTTATACACAGAAAATCAATGTAACATTGGCATCTGGAGAACTTCCTGATGTAGTTCTTGTAAATCCTTCACAGCTCAAGCAGCTCGTTGACTCAGATATGGTTGAAGATATGACCAAATACTATAATGATTATGCTTCAGAAGATTTCAAGAAATATATGACAGATGAAGGAACCGGAAATGTTGACTCAGTTATGTTTGACGGTAAAATGATGGCTATTCCGGAACCAGTAGCAACTAATGAAGCTGCACAGTATCTATGGATTAGAAATGACTGGATGAAGAAATTAAACTTACAGGCACCTAAGACTATGGATGATGTTTTAAAAATAGCAGAAGCCTTCACAACTAAGGACCCAGACGGAAACGGTAAGAACGATACTTACGGACTTCCGATGACAAAAGACATCTATAGCGGATGTATGGGAACAGAAGGATTCTTTGCAGGATACCATGCATATCCAAATATGTGGATAGATGATGGAGCAGGTAAGATAGTATGGGGTAGTACATTACCTGAAACAAAGGTAGCACTCCAGAAATTAGCTGATATGTACAAAAAAGGCCAACTTGACAAAGAATTTGGTGTTAAGGACGGCGGTAAGGTTGCAGAAACTATAGCTGCTGGTAAAGTAGGTTTGGATTATGGTCAACAGTGGAACCCAATGTACCCTCTAATCAGCAACTTTAATAATGATAAGAATGCTGATTGGACAGCATATCCTATTGTATCAAGTGATGACAAAAAGGTTATGGTACCTTTAAAGTTCAATCAGACAAGAATATTTGCAGTAAGAAAAGGATATGAACATCCTGAAGCACTCGTAAAACTTTTCAATGAACATGTAGAGAAGAACTGGGGTAAAACAGCAGACTTCAATAAGTACTACATGCCAGTTGAGAATGGTGGCGTAGGTGTTTGGAAGTTCTCTCCTGTATGCCCTGCTCCTGCATTCAAGAACCTTGAAGCGTTCGTAGCAATTGATGACGCAAGAAAGAGCAACGATTTCAGCAAACTGAAAGACGAGCCTAAAATCATTCAAGGTAATATACAAGCATATGCAAAAGGTGATGCATCACAATGGGGATGGGAAAAGATTTACGGTAAAGAAGGCGCATTCCGTAATATGGTTGAATACAAGAAGAACGATCAGCTGTTAAAAGAAAAGTTTGTTGGAGCTCCAACTACTACAATGGCTGAAAAGAAAACTACACTTGAAAAGATGGAAAAAGAAGTATTTATAAAAATCATAATGGGCGCAGCTCCAATCAGCGAATTTGATAAATTTGTAAGCGATTGGAACAAGCTAGGCGGTTCTGATATGACTAAGGAAGTTAACGAATGGTATCAATCCGTTAAATCTAAGTAATATTATTAACTAGTTAACAAAGAAGGAAAGGATACAGCCGTTTCATATCCTTTCCTTCTTGTTTCTAGGCCTAAAATTTATACTGACAATTCTATTATATATATATATACCTTAAAAGGGGAGGAATGAGCTTGAAAAATCAAAATTTGAAAAAACAACTACCCTTGCACCTAATGATCCTTCCGGGCTTTATAACTTTGTTGTTATTCAGTTATCTGCCTATGGCAGGTATTGTAATTGCCTTTCAAAAATTTATTCCTGCAAAGGGTTTGTTTGGTCATCAGAAATGGATAGGTTTTAAAAACTTCAAATATGTTTTAGATATGCCTAATTTCAATAACATAATGTGGAATACAATATCCATAGCAGTAGCGAAAATTGTACTGGGGCTTGTAATTCCAGTAATATTTGCAATTCTAATTAATGAAGTTACAAATAACGGATTAAAAAGAGGTATTCAGACTTTAATATATCTTCCTCACTTTTTATCATGGGTTGTATTGGGCGGAATATTGATTGATATACTTTCACCGTCCGGCGGAATATTAAATTCCTTTATAAAAACACTTGGTTTTGAGCCAATATTTTTTCTGGGAGATAATAAGTGGTTTCCTTCCACAATGGTAATAACGGAAACATGGAAAGAATTTGGTTATGGTACAATAATCTATTTGGCGGCAATTACCGGAATAGATCCAAGTCTTTACGAAGCAGCTCATATGGATGGAGCTAACAGATGGAAGCAAACATTACACATAACTCTTCCCGGTATGAAGATGGTTATAGTGCTTCTGATGGTATTAAGTCTTGGTAATGTTTTGAATGCCGGATTTGACCAAATATTTAATTTATATAGTCCCCCTGTTTATCAAAGCGGAGACATTATCGACACCTTTGTTTATAGAATAGGCCTTTTGGAAGCTCAATATGGAGTTGCCACAGCAGTAGGACTGTTTAAATCAGTAGTCTCTTTTACACTTATATCAGTATCTTACTTCTTTGCCTATAAATTTGCAGATTACAGAATTTTTTAAGGGGGGTTATTAAATGAAACGTAGAAAACTAAAGAAAGTCAGTGCATTTACAGTAGTAAATAACTGTTTTCTGGTGTTAGCGGCATTACTTTGTATCATACCGCTTATTCACATATTAGCCGTGTCATTCAGCTCCAGTTCGGCTGCTGCGGCCGGTAAGGTTGTGTTCTGGCCAGTTGAGTTTTCATTAAATTCATATGCTTATGTTGCTAAAAGAGCCGCATTCTGGCATTCTATGCTTATTTCAGTTGAAAGAATTGCACTGGGTGGATTTGTTAATCTGGTACTTACTATATTATGTGCGTATCCGTTATCGAAAGAAAAGACAGAATTTCGTTTCCGTAGCTTCTATGCATGGGCGTTTTTTATAACTATGTTGTTCAACGGAGGACTGATTCCTTGGTATATTGTCATTAAGCAAATGAACTTACTGGATAGTATTTGGGCTTTGGTTCTTCCGGGCGCAGTTCCTGTATTCAGTGTAATATTACTGCTTAACTTCTTCAGAGAGATACCAAAGGAACTAAATGAAGCTGCTTTTATTGACGGAGCATCACACTGGACCACACTTTGGAGAGTAGTAGTACCTGTGTCAACCCCTGCGTTGGCTACAATAACTCTTTTCTCCTTGGTAGGACACTGGAATAGCTGGTTTGACGGTCTTATACTCATGAACAAAGCAGATAATTATCCGCTTCAGAGCTATATTCAGACTATCGTTGTACAGAGATCCTACAGTATGCTCTCCAGACAGGAAATTTCAGAGTTGGCGACTATATCAGACAGAACATTAAGGGCATCTCAGATTTTCCTTGGAACATTACCTATAGTTTTGGTATATCCTTTCCTTCAGAAGTATTTTGTAAAGGGAATAGTTCTTGGTGGAGTAAAGGGATAATTCAAAAATTGAGAGGTGACTGTCATAATGAAGGAAAAATATCTCTTGTGCTATACGAGAGAACCTCAGGACGAAATGATATATTCTCGAAAGCTTGCTTACAGTATGCATTTGGCATATAGTGAAGACGGACAGAACTTTGAAGCGTTAAATCATAATTCAGGAGTTCTGTTCGTCAAAGCAACGGATAATGAGAATAAAACAATGAATGCAAAGAGCTTGAAGAGCCCGTACATTTTTAAATTGGCAGACGATTCTTATGGAATCGTTGCCATTCGTACTGAGGCTGAAGGCGAAAGTGATTTGGAAAGTAAAGGTAAAGTTTTATTTTTTGAAACTAAAGATTTTATTCAATATACAGAAGTGGGATTAATAGACCTTCATTCAGACAATTTTATTCAGGACGTTGTATGCAGCTTTGACAATAATAAAGGGACATATACAATTTGCTGGAGTGAAGAAGGAAATTGGTTTAAAGCAGAAACAGAAGAGCTTCATCAGCTTGATATAAGCTCTGCACCTGTTGCTGTTGAACCTGTTAGATTACGAAATATCAGTACGAATATCGAAGGAATAGTTCCTCGCAATATCATCTCTGTTTCTGAAGAGATTGGAAACAGGCTTAAATGCAGATTATCAACACCATTAAATATAGGAATAGAAGTACCGGAGACTGTTTCGGTAAATTCAATTGAAGAACTTAAATCCGTAAAGGCTAAAGCAGTATATAATGATGGGACTACTGCTTTGAAAACAATAGATTGGGACACTACGGGAATTAATTGGAGTAAGCCGGGTAGGTATGAAATCACCGGCACTGTTCATCAGGAGCATTTTCAATTTCCTATAGCGACAAACAGAGCCGACCCTTGCATCAAAAAGTGGAAGGACAAATATTACTTTATTGCAACAAATGACGCTGACGGAAATAATTCATTATATATCAGAGAAGCTGATTCAATACCTGAGCTGGTTGATGCAGAAGAAAAATTACTGTTGGATGCATACACCTATGAGCATATAAAAGGGTTCCTTTGGGCTCCTGAATTTCATCAAATAGGCGAAGATTTGTATATTTTTCATGCTGCCACCTCAAGTGAATTTTTCTTTATTGAATCTCATGTTATGAAACTTAAAAGGGGCGGAAATCCATCAGTAAAAGAAGACTGGTCAATGCCTCAACGTGTTCTGAAAAAAGATGGGACATATTTGTGTGAAGAAGGAAAGGTTATTTCTCTTGACATGACTGTTATCCCATGGAACGGCGAATACTATGTGTCATGGTCTGAAAGGCAGTTCGTTCCCGTTGATTTGGGGGCATGGATATATATTGCCAAAATCAATCCTGAGGAGCCTTGGAAACTTATTTCAGAGCCGGTTGTTTTAACGAAACCTGATTACGGTTGGGCCAACAATCATGTTTTCGTTGACGAAGGACCATATGCAATAATAACGGATAAAAAACTGTTTCTTACTTTTTCCAGTGCTCTCGTTGATTCTACCTATGTTGTAGGACTGCTGACAGCAGAGCATGGTGCAGAGCTTCTTAATCCTGAGAGCTGGACAAAAGGAAACTATCCTATGCTGACTAGCAGGAGTGTCCCGGGAGAGTTCGGGCCCGGACATAATTCATATGTTACGGATGATGAAGGTGTAGTTTGGAGTGCATACCATGCAAGACCGGGAATAGAGGCACCAAGAAGCTCCGGCCTGCGTCGTGTTCATTTTGATATAGACGGATATCCTGTACTTGACCTTACCGAAGAAAGAGATTTAGACCCTGATTTGAGGAATGTAAAAATTAATTTATTGTTAAAATAGTGCTAATTATAAAATGTTTCGGATTAAGGAGAGTAATTAAATGGTAAAAATCGTACTAAATGCCGATGTAAAAAAAGGAAAAATAAATAAAAACATATACGGACACTTTTCAGAGCATCTCGGAAGATGTATATACGAAGGACTGTGGGTTGGTGAGGACTCTGAAATACCAAACATAAAGGGTTTCCGTACAGACGTTGTAGAAGCGCTTAAAAAGATGAAGATACCTGTTCTGAGATGGCCGGGAGGATGTTTTGCAGATGAATATCACTGGGTGGACGGAATAGGGCCTAAAGAGAACAGACCTTGTATGGTAAACACTCATTGGGGCGGTGTTGTAGAAAATAACCATTTTGGAACTCACGAATTTCTGGAACTTTGTGAAATGCTGGAAGCAGAGCCGTATATATGCGGTAATGTGGGAAGCGGCACAGTACATGAAATGCAGCAGTGGGTTGAATACATGACCTTTGACGGTAAATCACCAATGGCTGATTTAAGAAGAGCAAACGGCAAAGATGAACCATGGAGTGTTAAGTATTTTGGCGTGGGTAATGAAAACTGGGGCTGCGGCGGAAACATGACTGCTGAGTTTTACGCGGACCAATATAAGAGGTATGCAACATACGTAAGAAACTTTGGTGAAAACAAGATATACAAAATAGCAGGCGGTGCTTCGGTAGATGACTACCATTGGACCGAGGTACTTATGAAAGAAGCAGGAAAGCAAATGGATGGTCTTAGCATCCACTATTACACAAGAATCTCCAAGGATTGGTCAGAGCAGGGTTCAGCAACTGAGTTTAATGAAAATCACTGGTTTTCAGTAATGCAGAATGCTTTGTTTACGGAAGAATTGGTGGCACGTCACTCAAACATCATGGATAAATATGATTCAGAGAAAAAAGTTGGCATGATTGTTGATGAATGGGGTACATGGTTTGCTGTTGAACCGGGTACAAATCCGGGCTTTCTGTACCAGCAGAACACCATGAGAGATGCTCTTGTTGCAGGAATTCACCTGAATATTTTCAACAACCACTGTGACAGAGTTCAAATGGCAAACATAGCACAAATGGTAAATGTACTTCAGGCAGTAATTCTGACTGAAGGTAAAAACATGATTCTGACACCTACTTACCATGTATTTGATATGTACAAGGTTCATC of the Ruminiclostridium papyrosolvens DSM 2782 genome contains:
- a CDS encoding response regulator transcription factor, translating into MYRLLIVDDEEIIVNGLYEIFRSMKNLDLDVYRAYSGEEAVEWLSRTRMDIVLTDIRMPEMDGLQLLDVIYRRWPQCKVIFLTGYNEFEYVYKAIQHQGVSYILKTEDNDKVVSVVENAIEEIKKEVKTEDLIHKAKEQIELALGLFQKDYFIHLLHEGTSLELNKSQFEQLSIPMHPDHPVILLLGHIDNIPGNLSYWDKIQYINSIKVIITQNISTNVRFISVLDDRYRFIFFIQPNELMNGSYNSTEESVFYEKTISFIKGTLEVIQTSSRESLNASISFALGGEPCNWEEVSKKYFSLNQLLNYRIGTGIEMLLIDNELKNNNILTSGSEAEVPELDTNNEPLEILLRKRNMDLIQQYLESGQKEKYFEVLEELLNPIKLIKSKNSNLAIEAYSMVSLSILSYINRWNITEKLAFHIGLNSLMRIDKHETWSDAVQYLINISDVIFQMQTEEQKKRADNAVDYIQNFINEHLSEDLSLVRLAEQVYLNPSYLSRLYKQVTNQNLSDYIDNARIERAKELLKKEKIKINEVAKAVGYETAASFTRFFRKLMSCSPQEYHDMVVSGKQM
- a CDS encoding extracellular solute-binding protein, which codes for MRFNYLKRAVSLAVVLSLTASIVAACGSQKNTSDSTASSSQSSTSSVASKDPLGKYSPAIDISFVRGIDDDLAANILPKTPGETLEDNRWTKVYKEELGINVKYAWTVKGNETSDAYTQKINVTLASGELPDVVLVNPSQLKQLVDSDMVEDMTKYYNDYASEDFKKYMTDEGTGNVDSVMFDGKMMAIPEPVATNEAAQYLWIRNDWMKKLNLQAPKTMDDVLKIAEAFTTKDPDGNGKNDTYGLPMTKDIYSGCMGTEGFFAGYHAYPNMWIDDGAGKIVWGSTLPETKVALQKLADMYKKGQLDKEFGVKDGGKVAETIAAGKVGLDYGQQWNPMYPLISNFNNDKNADWTAYPIVSSDDKKVMVPLKFNQTRIFAVRKGYEHPEALVKLFNEHVEKNWGKTADFNKYYMPVENGGVGVWKFSPVCPAPAFKNLEAFVAIDDARKSNDFSKLKDEPKIIQGNIQAYAKGDASQWGWEKIYGKEGAFRNMVEYKKNDQLLKEKFVGAPTTTMAEKKTTLEKMEKEVFIKIIMGAAPISEFDKFVSDWNKLGGSDMTKEVNEWYQSVKSK
- a CDS encoding ABC transporter permease; protein product: MKNQNLKKQLPLHLMILPGFITLLLFSYLPMAGIVIAFQKFIPAKGLFGHQKWIGFKNFKYVLDMPNFNNIMWNTISIAVAKIVLGLVIPVIFAILINEVTNNGLKRGIQTLIYLPHFLSWVVLGGILIDILSPSGGILNSFIKTLGFEPIFFLGDNKWFPSTMVITETWKEFGYGTIIYLAAITGIDPSLYEAAHMDGANRWKQTLHITLPGMKMVIVLLMVLSLGNVLNAGFDQIFNLYSPPVYQSGDIIDTFVYRIGLLEAQYGVATAVGLFKSVVSFTLISVSYFFAYKFADYRIF
- a CDS encoding carbohydrate ABC transporter permease, translating into MKRRKLKKVSAFTVVNNCFLVLAALLCIIPLIHILAVSFSSSSAAAAGKVVFWPVEFSLNSYAYVAKRAAFWHSMLISVERIALGGFVNLVLTILCAYPLSKEKTEFRFRSFYAWAFFITMLFNGGLIPWYIVIKQMNLLDSIWALVLPGAVPVFSVILLLNFFREIPKELNEAAFIDGASHWTTLWRVVVPVSTPALATITLFSLVGHWNSWFDGLILMNKADNYPLQSYIQTIVVQRSYSMLSRQEISELATISDRTLRASQIFLGTLPIVLVYPFLQKYFVKGIVLGGVKG
- a CDS encoding family 43 glycosylhydrolase, with the protein product MKEKYLLCYTREPQDEMIYSRKLAYSMHLAYSEDGQNFEALNHNSGVLFVKATDNENKTMNAKSLKSPYIFKLADDSYGIVAIRTEAEGESDLESKGKVLFFETKDFIQYTEVGLIDLHSDNFIQDVVCSFDNNKGTYTICWSEEGNWFKAETEELHQLDISSAPVAVEPVRLRNISTNIEGIVPRNIISVSEEIGNRLKCRLSTPLNIGIEVPETVSVNSIEELKSVKAKAVYNDGTTALKTIDWDTTGINWSKPGRYEITGTVHQEHFQFPIATNRADPCIKKWKDKYYFIATNDADGNNSLYIREADSIPELVDAEEKLLLDAYTYEHIKGFLWAPEFHQIGEDLYIFHAATSSEFFFIESHVMKLKRGGNPSVKEDWSMPQRVLKKDGTYLCEEGKVISLDMTVIPWNGEYYVSWSERQFVPVDLGAWIYIAKINPEEPWKLISEPVVLTKPDYGWANNHVFVDEGPYAIITDKKLFLTFSSALVDSTYVVGLLTAEHGAELLNPESWTKGNYPMLTSRSVPGEFGPGHNSYVTDDEGVVWSAYHARPGIEAPRSSGLRRVHFDIDGYPVLDLTEERDLDPDLRNVKINLLLK
- a CDS encoding alpha-N-arabinofuranosidase; translated protein: MVKIVLNADVKKGKINKNIYGHFSEHLGRCIYEGLWVGEDSEIPNIKGFRTDVVEALKKMKIPVLRWPGGCFADEYHWVDGIGPKENRPCMVNTHWGGVVENNHFGTHEFLELCEMLEAEPYICGNVGSGTVHEMQQWVEYMTFDGKSPMADLRRANGKDEPWSVKYFGVGNENWGCGGNMTAEFYADQYKRYATYVRNFGENKIYKIAGGASVDDYHWTEVLMKEAGKQMDGLSIHYYTRISKDWSEQGSATEFNENHWFSVMQNALFTEELVARHSNIMDKYDSEKKVGMIVDEWGTWFAVEPGTNPGFLYQQNTMRDALVAGIHLNIFNNHCDRVQMANIAQMVNVLQAVILTEGKNMILTPTYHVFDMYKVHQDAELLSMDFESPEYTYNGEKVPQLSASSSVDSEGRIHVTLCNLNPSEDMNIDIDLRGITAKSSTGEIITSSTMNAKNTFEEANNVTIKKFEGVRLENNHISGIIPSKAVVMLEIV